In Crassostrea angulata isolate pt1a10 chromosome 4, ASM2561291v2, whole genome shotgun sequence, one genomic interval encodes:
- the LOC128179544 gene encoding elongation factor G, mitochondrial-like: protein MTILKRFASVVHLSIKNGIPMQKFTPCIACAAKNYSTRKTGDVTMDSSLIRNIGISAHIDSGKTTLTERLLYYTGKLAEMHEVRGRDNVGAKMDFMELEKQRGITIQSAATYVNWKGTNINIIDTPGHVDFTVEVERALRVLDGAVLVLCAVGGVQSQTITVNRQMKRYNVPCLAFINKLDRLGSNPVRVLTQLRSKLNHNAEFLQLPIGLEKDQQGVVDLIEQKALYFDEPCGLTIIEDEIPAHLRTEAKERRQRLIESVSNVDDILGEMFLEEKEPTNDDIKAAVRRACIKRAFTPVLMGTALKNKGVQPLLNAVLDYLPNPTEVHNICLDNEKLDENGNPTKITLSSERSTDNPFVGLAFKLEAGKFGQLTYMRVYQGGMKKGDTIFNTRNNKKVRVSRLVRMNADEMEDISEAYAGDICALFGVDCAGGDTFVNKGSMQLSLESMYVPDPVISMSIKPVNKQDLDNFSKGVARFTKEDPTFRVAFDPELGETIATGMGELHLDIYAQRLEREYKAKCVLGKPKVSFRETLINPCSFDYWHKKQSGGRGEYARVIGTVEPLPPEENTKLIFVDKTTGTNVPKSYIPAIERGFRKCYEKGPLAEQRVSGVLITLKDGDSHSVDSSDWAFEQAAFQAGLDTYTYDWAMLEPIMTVEVNAPQEYQGSVLAGLTKRNAIFLGTDSNEGYFTSYCEVPLNMMFGYSTELRTQTQGQGEFTMEYSKYCPASEETMRQLTESTNTDNKDTQEKKRKRN, encoded by the exons ATGACGATTTTAAAGAGATTTGCGAGTGTTGTTCATCTTTCTattaaaaatggtattccaATGCAAAAG TTCACGCCATGTATTGCATGTGCAGCAAAGAATTACTCCACCCGGAAAACCGGG GATGTTACAATGGATTCCTCATTAATAAGAAACATTGGCATCTCTGCACACATTGATTCCGGTAAAACTACCCTAACAGAACGTCTCCTGTATTATACTGGAAAACTGGCGGAAATGCACGAAGTCCGAGGAAGAGATAATGTCGGAGCCAAGATGGACTTCATGGAATTAGAAAAACAGCGTGGAATCACCATCCAATCTGCCGCGACGTATGTGAACTGGAAAGGTACAAACATAAACATTATTGACACTCCTGGCCATGTTGATTTCACTGTGGAAGTTGAGCGTGCTCTACGTGTGCTGGACGGTGCTGTGCTTGTGCTGTGTGCTGTTGGGGGAGTGCAAAGTCAGACAATTACAGTGAATAGACAGATGAAAAGATACAATGTGCCGTGTCTGGCCTTCATCAACAAATTGGATAGATTGGGGTCTAATCCAGTTCGTGTATTAACTCAACTCAG ATCCAAGCTAAATCACAATGCAGAGTTTCTACAGTTGCCTATTGGCTTAGAGAAGGATCAGCAAGGAGTTGTCGATCTCATCGAACAAAAAGCTCTCTACTTTGATGAACCTTGTGG GTTAACAATCATTGAAGATGAAATCCCAGCTCATCTGAGAACAGAAGCTAAGGAGAGAAGACAACGACTGATAG AGTCTGTGTCTAATGTGGATGACATACTGGGAGAGATGTTTCTGGAGGAGAAAGAACCAACTAATGATGATATCAAG GCTGCTGTTCGGAGAGCCTGTATCAAGAGGGCCTTCACCCCTGTCTTGATGGGTACtgctttaaaaaacaaagggGTGCAGCCATTGTTGAATGCAGTGTTAGACTACCTTCCCAACCCAACAGAAGTCCACAATATATGTCTTGACAATGAAAA ACTAGATGAAAATGGGAATCCAACAAAAATTACCCTCAGCTCTGAGAGAAGCACAGATAACCCATTCGTTGGACTTGCATTTAAGTTAgag GCTGGTAAGTTTGGTCAGCTGACATACATGAGGGTTTACCAGGGAGGGATGAAGAAAGGAGACACCATATTCAACACGAGGAACAACAAAAAAGTGCGGGTGTCCAGACTAGTCAGAATGAATGCTGATGAAATGGAG GATATATCAGAAGCGTACGCCGGTGACATCTGTGCTCTGTTTGGTGTGGACTGTGCTGGGGGAGACACATTTGTCAACAAAGGAAGCATGCAGCTATCACTG GAGTCCATGTATGTCCCAGACCCTGTCATCTCCATGTCAATCAAACCTGTCAACAAACAGGACCTGGACAACTTCTCCAAGGGCGTGGCCCGCTTCACCAAGGAGGATCCAACATTTAGGGTGGCCTTTGACCCAGAGCTAGGAGAAACAATAGCCACTGGAATGGGAGAATTACATCTGGATATCTATGCCCAG AGACTTGAAAGGGAGTACAAAGCAAAATGTGTTCTAGGAAAGCCCAAGGTCTCGTTCAGGGAGACATTGATCAATCCATGCag tttTGATTACTGGCATAAGAAGCAGTCTGGTGGAAGAGGAGAGTACGCCAGAGTGATAGGAACTGTGGAG CCCTTGCCTCCTGAGGAGAACACAAAACTGATCTTTGTTGATAAGACTACAGGAACCAACGTACCAAAGAGCTATATCCCGGCAATAGAGAGG ggGTTCAGGAAATGTTATGAAAAGGGACCATTAGCTGAACAAAGGGTATCTGGAGTTCTAATTACATTAAAAGATG GTGATTCCCACAGTGTGGACAGTAGCGACTGGGCCTTTGAACAAGCAGCCTTCCAAGCAGGCTTAGATA CCTACACCTATGACTGGGCAATGTTGGAGCCCATTATGACTGTAGAAGTGAATGCTCCACAGGAGTACCAAGGGTCAGTGCTGGCAGGACTGACCAAGAGGAATGCTATATTTTTGGGGACAGATTCCAATGAGGGATACTTTACCTCTTACTGTGAG GTTCCATTAAACATGATGTTTGGGTACTCCACTGAGCTGAGAACCCAGACCCAGGGGCAGGGGGAGTTTACCATGGAGTACAGTAAATACTGCCCTGCCTCCGAGGAAACCATGCGACAGCTGACGGAGAGCACGAACACCGACAACAAGGACACTCAGGAGAAGAAGAGGAAGAGAAATTGA